One genomic segment of Streptomyces sp. NBC_00239 includes these proteins:
- a CDS encoding ATP-binding SpoIIE family protein phosphatase: MNFTRWSARFPGTQRRAAARSAHAAAQAKRGEGSVPAARGEHTDAAVPAAAQDGRPAEPTVCGTGTGGGTGGAVVTVPSLDELSVREVLGRLPALVALVHGPDHHIAYVNEAYTTGFGPRPLGAPAHEALPELDELGLLPLLDQVLRSGKPRTVKNRTAPDGSSYTVTCTPVTGIGTPADPKGDGVLVHLADVTDHAEALDRLRAAERRQREAVVTLQRSLLPQELEEPDDLRIAATYQPGGTEAAVGGDWYDVITLGAGRTALVIGDVMGRGVRAAAVMGQLRTAVRAYARLDLPPHEVLQLLDGLAAEIDASQIATCVYAVHDPNEGRLVYASAGHLPILVRDEDGTVRRADGATGPPLGTGGWLHSSGTIAIGPGATAVLYTDGLVERRGEDIDEGVAALERALSGATGTPQVICDRLMRALGVGADHDDDVAVLVLQHPTRSGADAELFHNAALELLGGIEAAPRARAFAQGVLASWRFPVELCDLGVLAASELVANSLQHGTPPMRLRLRRTDRRLIIEVTDGDDHLPRRRRAEPADEAGRGISIVATIASSWGSRRTPGGGKAVWCEFALPAP; this comes from the coding sequence GTGAACTTCACGCGCTGGAGCGCCCGGTTCCCAGGAACGCAGCGCCGCGCCGCAGCCCGGTCCGCGCACGCCGCGGCCCAGGCCAAGCGCGGCGAGGGCTCCGTCCCCGCGGCCCGAGGTGAGCACACCGACGCCGCCGTACCCGCCGCCGCCCAGGACGGCCGTCCCGCCGAACCCACGGTCTGCGGGACCGGCACGGGCGGCGGCACCGGCGGCGCCGTCGTCACCGTCCCCTCCCTCGACGAACTCTCCGTCCGCGAGGTGCTGGGCCGGCTGCCCGCCCTCGTCGCCCTCGTCCACGGCCCCGACCACCACATCGCGTACGTCAACGAGGCCTACACCACCGGGTTCGGCCCCCGCCCGCTCGGCGCCCCCGCCCACGAGGCGCTCCCCGAACTCGACGAACTCGGCCTCCTCCCCCTCCTCGACCAGGTCCTGCGCAGCGGCAAGCCGCGTACGGTCAAGAACCGCACGGCACCCGACGGCAGCTCGTACACCGTCACCTGCACCCCGGTCACCGGCATCGGCACGCCCGCCGACCCGAAGGGCGACGGCGTCCTCGTCCACCTCGCCGACGTCACCGATCACGCCGAGGCCCTCGACCGGCTCCGCGCCGCCGAGCGCCGCCAGCGCGAGGCCGTCGTCACCCTCCAGCGCTCTCTGCTCCCGCAGGAGCTGGAGGAGCCCGACGACCTGCGGATCGCCGCCACCTACCAGCCGGGCGGCACCGAGGCCGCCGTCGGCGGGGACTGGTACGACGTGATCACGCTGGGGGCCGGGCGCACCGCACTCGTCATCGGCGACGTGATGGGCCGCGGGGTCCGCGCCGCCGCCGTCATGGGCCAGCTGCGCACCGCGGTCCGCGCGTACGCCCGCCTCGACCTGCCGCCGCACGAGGTGCTCCAGCTCCTCGACGGCCTGGCCGCGGAGATCGACGCCAGCCAGATCGCCACCTGCGTGTACGCGGTGCACGATCCGAACGAGGGCCGGCTGGTGTACGCGTCCGCCGGCCACCTGCCGATCCTCGTACGCGACGAGGACGGCACGGTCCGCCGCGCCGACGGGGCCACCGGTCCGCCGCTCGGCACCGGCGGCTGGCTGCACTCCTCGGGCACCATCGCGATCGGCCCCGGCGCCACCGCCGTCCTCTATACGGACGGTCTCGTCGAGCGGCGCGGCGAGGACATCGACGAGGGCGTGGCCGCGCTGGAACGCGCCCTGTCCGGGGCGACGGGCACCCCGCAGGTGATCTGCGACCGGCTGATGCGGGCCCTGGGCGTCGGCGCCGACCACGACGACGACGTGGCGGTGCTGGTGCTCCAGCATCCGACGCGCAGCGGGGCGGACGCGGAGCTGTTCCACAACGCGGCCCTGGAGCTCCTCGGCGGCATCGAGGCCGCCCCCCGCGCGCGGGCCTTCGCCCAGGGCGTCCTGGCCTCGTGGCGGTTCCCCGTGGAGCTGTGCGACCTCGGGGTGCTGGCGGCCAGCGAACTGGTGGCGAACTCCCTGCAGCACGGCACCCCGCCGATGCGGCTGCGCCTGCGGCGCACCGACCGCCGCCTGATCATCGAGGTCACCGACGGCGACGACCACCTGCCGCGGCGGCGGCGGGCGGAGCCGGCGGACGAGGCGGGGCGCGGTATCTCGATCGTCGCGACGATCGCCTCGTCCTGGGGTTCCCGCCGCACCCCGGGCGGCGGCAAAGCCGTCTGGTGCGAATTCGCCCTCCCGGCCCCCTGA
- a CDS encoding MarR family winged helix-turn-helix transcriptional regulator translates to MGDSPDTAGNEGVSEPSLDEQIAVYQREFQDLDPQVEKVVSALSRLNRRMNVAYGRQTAALGISNAEWEVLKALVISGAPYRMGPSELAKQLGLTPAAMTHRIDRMTAEGLVTRERDENNRVRVIVELTAEGRSKWLDAMRAATIFEEDLLQDLSTQERGALGDMLTRLLDRVEDLQAKG, encoded by the coding sequence ATGGGTGACTCCCCCGACACAGCGGGCAACGAAGGCGTGAGCGAGCCGAGCCTCGACGAGCAGATCGCCGTCTACCAGCGCGAATTCCAGGACCTCGACCCCCAGGTCGAGAAGGTGGTCTCGGCGCTCAGCCGCCTCAACCGCCGCATGAACGTCGCGTACGGGCGCCAGACCGCGGCCCTGGGCATCAGCAACGCGGAGTGGGAGGTCCTCAAGGCCCTCGTCATCTCCGGTGCGCCCTACCGGATGGGCCCGAGCGAGCTGGCCAAGCAGCTGGGCCTGACGCCGGCCGCGATGACCCACCGCATCGACCGGATGACGGCCGAGGGTCTGGTCACCCGGGAGCGGGACGAGAACAATCGGGTCCGCGTGATCGTGGAGCTCACCGCCGAGGGCCGCAGCAAGTGGCTCGACGCGATGCGGGCGGCGACCATCTTCGAGGAGGACCTCCTCCAGGACCTCTCCACGCAGGAGCGCGGCGCCCTCGGTGACATGCTGACCCGCCTGCTGGACCGCGTGGAGGACCTCCAGGCGAAGGGCTGA
- a CDS encoding TetR/AcrR family transcriptional regulator codes for MHISDFHGSATALSTEAPGRAIAGGAGIGRSTPLRVDAQRNLEHVLRAAREVFGELGYGAPMEDVARRARVGVGTVYRRFPSKDVLVRRIAEEETARLTEQARAALGQEEEPWQALSRFLRTSVASGAGRLLPPQVLRVGADETADEAGEAVDARVPQQRQSPADGTGQPDLRVVGRRPVAVADPDDSGAGALLEVVGRLVDRARAAGELRTDVTVADVLLVIATAAPALPDPAHQAAASSRLLDILLEGLRSR; via the coding sequence ATGCATATTTCGGATTTCCATGGATCGGCGACGGCGCTCTCGACCGAGGCGCCCGGCCGTGCGATCGCAGGTGGCGCGGGGATAGGCCGCTCCACTCCGCTGCGCGTGGACGCGCAGCGCAACCTGGAGCACGTCCTGCGCGCCGCGCGTGAGGTGTTCGGCGAGCTCGGCTACGGGGCGCCGATGGAGGACGTGGCCCGTCGGGCGCGCGTCGGCGTCGGGACGGTCTACCGCCGCTTCCCGAGCAAGGACGTGCTGGTCCGCAGGATCGCCGAGGAGGAGACCGCCCGGCTGACCGAGCAGGCGCGGGCCGCACTGGGCCAGGAGGAGGAGCCGTGGCAGGCGCTGTCGCGCTTCCTGCGGACCTCCGTGGCCTCCGGTGCCGGGCGGCTGCTGCCGCCGCAGGTGCTCCGCGTGGGCGCCGACGAGACGGCCGACGAGGCCGGCGAGGCGGTGGACGCACGCGTCCCGCAGCAGCGCCAGTCGCCGGCGGACGGGACCGGGCAGCCGGACCTGCGCGTGGTCGGCCGGCGGCCGGTGGCCGTCGCCGACCCGGACGACTCGGGCGCCGGAGCGCTGCTGGAGGTCGTCGGCCGGCTGGTCGACCGGGCACGGGCCGCGGGCGAACTGCGGACCGACGTGACCGTGGCAGACGTCCTGCTGGTGATCGCCACGGCGGCGCCCGCGCTGCCGGACCCGGCACACCAGGCGGCGGCGTCTTCGCGGCTGCTCGACATCCTGCTCGAAGGCCTGCGCTCCCGCTAG
- a CDS encoding NAD(P)/FAD-dependent oxidoreductase, with translation MVKAADSRGTAPGTSPRARILIVGGGYVGMYTALRLQRRLRADEAEVTVVTPEPYMTYQPFLPEAAAGSISPRHVVVPLRRVLGKCRIVIGEARSIDHAKRTATVTTLATEEEGTGAVEIEYDELVLAPGSISRTLPIPGLADYAIGFKTVEEAIGLRNHVIEQMDIASSTRDPHVRDAALTFVFVGGGYAGVEALGELEDMARYAARYYHNVKADDMKWVLVEASDRILPEVGPEMGQYTVRELRGRNIDVRLETRLESCADRVAVLSDGSRFPTRTVVWTAGVKPHPLLAATDLPLNERGRLRCTARLGIDGAEHAWAAGDAAAVPDTTAGGTSQAEGSGGETVRECAPNAQHAVRQAKVLADNVIASLRGEPLTDYAHGYVGSVASLGLHKGVAHVYGRKLKGYPAWLMHRAYHLSRVPTFNRKMRVLAEWTLSGLFKREIVSLGSLEHPRAEFELAAGGGPKKPPEAPSPKPAD, from the coding sequence ATGGTGAAGGCTGCTGACTCCCGGGGAACAGCCCCCGGCACCTCGCCCCGCGCACGGATCCTCATCGTCGGCGGCGGCTACGTCGGGATGTACACCGCCCTGCGCCTCCAGCGCAGACTCAGGGCGGACGAAGCCGAGGTCACCGTCGTGACCCCCGAGCCCTACATGACGTACCAGCCCTTCCTGCCCGAGGCGGCCGCCGGCTCCATCTCGCCCCGGCACGTCGTGGTGCCGCTGCGCCGCGTCCTCGGCAAGTGCCGGATCGTCATCGGCGAGGCCCGCAGCATCGACCACGCCAAGCGCACCGCCACCGTCACCACCCTCGCCACCGAGGAGGAGGGCACCGGCGCCGTCGAGATCGAGTACGACGAACTCGTCCTCGCGCCCGGCTCGATCTCGCGCACCCTGCCCATCCCGGGCCTCGCCGACTACGCCATCGGCTTCAAGACCGTCGAAGAGGCCATCGGTCTGCGCAACCACGTCATCGAGCAGATGGACATCGCCTCCTCGACGCGCGATCCGCACGTCCGCGACGCCGCCCTCACCTTCGTGTTCGTCGGCGGCGGCTACGCCGGGGTCGAAGCGCTCGGCGAGCTGGAGGACATGGCCCGCTACGCCGCCCGCTACTACCACAACGTCAAGGCCGACGACATGAAATGGGTGCTCGTCGAGGCCAGCGACCGGATCCTCCCCGAAGTCGGACCCGAGATGGGCCAGTACACCGTCCGGGAACTGCGCGGCCGCAACATCGACGTCCGGCTGGAGACCCGCCTGGAGTCCTGCGCCGACCGCGTCGCCGTCCTCAGCGACGGCTCGCGCTTCCCGACCCGTACGGTCGTGTGGACCGCCGGCGTCAAACCGCACCCGCTGCTCGCCGCCACCGACCTGCCGCTCAACGAGCGCGGCCGGCTGCGCTGCACGGCCCGCCTCGGCATCGACGGCGCCGAGCACGCCTGGGCCGCCGGTGACGCCGCCGCCGTCCCCGACACCACGGCCGGGGGCACCTCCCAGGCCGAAGGCTCCGGGGGAGAAACCGTCCGCGAATGCGCCCCCAACGCCCAGCACGCCGTCCGCCAGGCCAAGGTCCTCGCCGACAACGTCATCGCCTCCCTGCGCGGCGAACCCCTCACGGACTACGCGCACGGCTACGTCGGCTCCGTCGCCTCCCTCGGCCTCCACAAGGGCGTCGCCCACGTCTACGGCCGCAAACTCAAGGGCTACCCCGCCTGGCTGATGCACCGCGCCTACCACCTCAGCCGCGTCCCCACCTTCAACCGCAAGATGCGGGTGCTGGCCGAATGGACGCTGTCCGGCCTGTTCAAGCGCGAGATCGTCTCCCTCGGCTCCCTCGAACACCCGCGGGCCGAATTCGAACTCGCGGCCGGTGGCGGCCCCAAGAAACCCCCCGAGGCACCCTCGCCCAAGCCCGCGGACTGA
- a CDS encoding MFS transporter: MTKVMGAAMRRIQAGNALTAFGIGFTVPFLYIYVAQVRGLGTATATSAFIAFALGALVALPFTGRVIDRRGPVPVVIGAAVLASLGALSLGLSNAAVPILLSALALGAGQAVMQPALATMIVWCSTPATRTRSFALQFFMQNLGLGIGGLIGGQIVDVNRPGSFTLLFAIEAVMFLVLAGVIASVRMPHVPAIKDARPKDPAQAGGGWQRLLRHKAMVQLCVLGFVLFFACYGQFESGLAAFGTEAAGISPATLGFALAANTGAIVIAQFVVLRLVEKRRRSRVIALVGLIWTVAWVIAGFSGLGHGSAVMAAGAFITTYALFGIGEAMLSPTVAPLVADLAPEGSVGQYNSAFALVKQMALALGPLGVPVGAGLPMVYIGVFVLVSLGICFLALRLGRQLTAVQDNPSLAKPARAATTPHSAEPVPA; the protein is encoded by the coding sequence ATGACCAAGGTGATGGGCGCCGCGATGCGGCGGATCCAGGCGGGCAACGCACTGACCGCGTTCGGGATCGGATTCACGGTTCCGTTCCTCTACATCTACGTGGCTCAGGTGCGCGGTCTGGGTACTGCGACGGCGACCTCCGCGTTCATCGCCTTCGCGCTCGGCGCGCTGGTCGCGCTGCCCTTCACCGGTCGGGTCATCGACCGCCGCGGCCCGGTCCCCGTGGTCATCGGCGCGGCGGTCCTCGCCTCCCTCGGCGCGCTCTCCCTCGGTCTCTCGAACGCCGCGGTGCCGATCCTGCTGTCCGCGCTGGCGCTCGGCGCCGGCCAGGCCGTCATGCAGCCGGCCCTCGCCACGATGATCGTGTGGTGCTCCACCCCGGCCACCCGTACCCGGTCCTTCGCCCTGCAGTTCTTCATGCAGAACCTCGGCCTCGGCATCGGCGGGCTGATCGGCGGCCAGATCGTCGACGTGAACCGGCCGGGCAGCTTCACCCTGCTCTTCGCCATCGAGGCCGTGATGTTCCTGGTGCTGGCCGGCGTCATCGCCAGCGTCCGGATGCCGCACGTCCCGGCCATCAAGGACGCCCGGCCGAAGGACCCGGCCCAGGCGGGCGGCGGCTGGCAGCGGCTGCTGCGCCACAAGGCGATGGTCCAGCTGTGCGTGCTGGGCTTCGTCCTCTTCTTCGCCTGCTACGGACAGTTCGAGTCGGGCCTGGCCGCCTTCGGCACCGAGGCCGCGGGCATCTCCCCCGCCACCCTCGGCTTCGCGCTCGCCGCCAACACCGGCGCGATCGTGATCGCCCAGTTCGTCGTGCTGCGGCTCGTCGAGAAGCGGCGCCGGTCCCGGGTCATCGCCCTGGTCGGTCTGATCTGGACGGTCGCCTGGGTGATCGCCGGGTTCTCCGGCCTCGGCCACGGCAGCGCCGTGATGGCCGCCGGCGCGTTCATCACGACGTACGCGCTCTTCGGGATCGGCGAGGCGATGCTGTCTCCGACCGTGGCGCCGCTGGTCGCCGACCTCGCCCCCGAGGGCTCGGTCGGGCAGTACAACTCGGCGTTCGCGCTGGTCAAGCAGATGGCGCTGGCGCTTGGGCCGCTGGGCGTGCCGGTCGGTGCGGGACTGCCCATGGTCTACATCGGCGTCTTCGTCCTCGTCTCGCTCGGCATCTGCTTCCTCGCGTTGCGGCTGGGGCGGCAGCTGACTGCCGTGCAGGACAACCCGTCGCTGGCCAAGCCGGCCCGCGCGGCAACCACCCCCCACTCCGCCGAGCCCGTCCCCGCGTAA